From the Kitasatospora viridis genome, one window contains:
- a CDS encoding SCO family protein — MPPLPTTNRRRIAGAAALALAAALSLTACGSGSGSNSNSAAAIVSKEASNSPYQGTVLSKHFDKPDLTLSDTSGQPFDLRQRTAGKTTLLFFGYTSCPDVCPTTMGDIGVAMQKLTPEERAKIDVVFVSTDPQVDTPKVLRTWLDSFDKDFIGMTGDLTQVKAAARSLGILVEDPVVNKDGTVTSSHGAQVLAFLPSDDKAHVLYLSNTSQDVFAHDLPLLAKGVPA, encoded by the coding sequence ATGCCTCCCCTGCCGACCACAAACCGCCGCCGGATCGCCGGGGCCGCCGCCCTCGCGCTGGCCGCCGCGCTCTCGCTGACCGCCTGCGGCTCCGGTTCGGGCTCGAACTCCAACTCGGCCGCCGCCATCGTCTCCAAGGAGGCGAGCAACTCGCCCTACCAGGGCACCGTGCTGAGCAAGCACTTCGACAAGCCCGACCTGACCCTGAGCGACACCAGCGGCCAGCCGTTCGACCTGCGCCAGCGGACCGCCGGCAAGACCACGCTGCTCTTCTTCGGCTACACCAGCTGCCCGGACGTCTGCCCGACCACCATGGGCGACATCGGCGTGGCGATGCAGAAGCTGACCCCCGAGGAGCGCGCGAAGATCGACGTGGTCTTCGTCTCCACCGACCCGCAGGTGGACACCCCGAAGGTGCTGCGCACCTGGCTGGACTCCTTCGACAAGGACTTCATCGGGATGACCGGCGACCTGACCCAGGTGAAGGCGGCCGCCCGGTCGCTCGGCATCCTGGTCGAGGACCCGGTGGTGAACAAGGACGGCACCGTCACCTCCTCGCACGGCGCCCAGGTGCTGGCCTTCCTCCCCTCCGACGACAAGGCCCACGTGCTCTACCTGAGCAACACCAGCCAGGACGTCTTCGCCCACGACCTGCCGCTGCTCGCCAAGGGGGTGCCCGCCTGA
- a CDS encoding copper chaperone PCu(A)C, whose protein sequence is MAARFNRVALTGAGLAAVLTAGAIAVAEGGSAQTPAGVRLTVADPYIPMPAGDAMAAGYLTVRNTGSTADTLVRVSSPGAGSITMHRSTDTSMEEVDSMAVPAHGTLQLARGGAHLMIMGWQKQPAVGDQLELDLTFAKGGTIAVQVPVKPLTYRPGS, encoded by the coding sequence ATGGCCGCCCGCTTCAACCGAGTGGCGCTGACCGGCGCGGGCCTGGCGGCCGTGCTGACCGCCGGCGCGATAGCCGTGGCCGAGGGAGGCTCGGCGCAGACCCCGGCCGGGGTGCGGCTGACCGTCGCCGACCCGTACATCCCGATGCCGGCCGGGGACGCCATGGCGGCCGGCTACCTGACGGTGCGCAACACCGGCTCCACCGCCGACACCCTGGTCCGGGTGTCCAGCCCGGGCGCCGGATCGATCACCATGCACCGGTCCACCGACACCAGCATGGAGGAGGTGGACAGCATGGCGGTGCCGGCCCACGGCACGCTCCAGCTGGCCCGCGGCGGCGCGCACCTGATGATCATGGGCTGGCAGAAGCAGCCGGCCGTCGGCGACCAGCTCGAACTCGACCTCACCTTCGCGAAGGGCGGCACCATCGCCGTCCAGGTTCCGGTCAAACCGCTCACCTACCGTCCCGGGAGCTGA
- a CDS encoding copper resistance CopC/CopD family protein codes for MRKALAWFTTLTAALLLVLGTAGAASAHAALLQTDPAQNSVVATEPTAVTLTFSENVTLSDDAVRVLDPAGKQVDTGSPGHADGKGDTATVGLRPGLANGTYTVAWRAVSEDTHVVGGAFTFSIGAPSDTSVNPAAVQGENADQTVAALYGIGRAVAYGAFAVLVGVAAFVLLCWPRGASVRPVQRLLMGGWVALLAATVAVLLLRGPYEQGTGLGQVLNLTLVRGTLNERLGTALAARLLLLAAGGVFLSLLVGQLGATEPEEEDTDGASARPAAAGADPDDPEERELRELERRAAERPQREARLALGVGGLLLALGLAATWSAADHAAVGIQVGVALPFDLLHLIAMACWLGGLVTLLVGLRHGAGAAVAARFSTVALVSVGVLVVTGVYQAWRGVGSWSALTGTEYGQLVLVKVALVLGMLGTAWFSRRWTGRLRTAGTADTAVDGADVPVEVPAAAAAEGSGGAGDSAGADADPERRAQLDRQRAALARAKQRRAQDGTPVHAGLRRSVLIEAVIAIGVLAVTTVLTNSPPGRVAAQVAQAAPAAPSAGTGSSTGRPVELKLPYDTGGKGPGAKGTATLTVNPATSGPNQLTLVVSDASGAPVDVPETDVSFTLPDRDLGPLPVTLTKSGTGTWTGTAQLPIAGEWVAAVVVRSDDIDQDTETKQLTIK; via the coding sequence ATGCGCAAAGCCCTTGCCTGGTTCACCACCCTGACGGCCGCGCTGCTGCTGGTGCTCGGCACGGCCGGCGCCGCCAGCGCGCACGCCGCGCTGCTGCAGACCGACCCCGCGCAGAACTCGGTGGTCGCCACCGAGCCGACCGCGGTCACGCTCACCTTCAGCGAGAACGTGACGCTCTCCGACGACGCGGTGCGGGTGCTCGACCCGGCCGGCAAGCAGGTGGACACCGGGAGTCCCGGCCACGCGGACGGCAAGGGCGACACCGCGACCGTCGGGCTGCGGCCCGGGCTGGCGAACGGCACCTACACGGTGGCCTGGCGGGCGGTCTCGGAGGACACCCACGTGGTCGGCGGGGCCTTCACCTTCTCGATCGGCGCGCCCTCCGACACCAGCGTCAACCCGGCGGCGGTGCAGGGCGAGAACGCCGACCAGACGGTGGCCGCGCTCTACGGCATCGGGCGGGCGGTCGCCTACGGGGCCTTCGCGGTGCTGGTCGGGGTGGCCGCGTTCGTGCTGCTCTGCTGGCCGCGCGGGGCCTCGGTGCGGCCGGTGCAACGGCTGCTGATGGGCGGTTGGGTGGCACTGCTGGCGGCCACCGTGGCGGTGCTGCTGCTGCGCGGGCCGTACGAGCAGGGGACCGGGCTGGGACAGGTGCTGAACCTGACGCTGGTCCGCGGCACGCTGAACGAACGGCTGGGCACCGCGCTGGCGGCCCGGCTGCTGCTGCTCGCGGCGGGCGGGGTGTTCCTCTCGCTGCTGGTCGGCCAGCTCGGGGCGACCGAGCCGGAAGAAGAGGACACTGACGGGGCGTCAGCACGGCCCGCGGCAGCCGGTGCCGACCCGGACGACCCCGAGGAGCGGGAGCTGCGGGAGCTGGAGCGGCGGGCCGCCGAGCGGCCGCAGCGCGAGGCCCGGCTCGCGCTCGGGGTCGGCGGGCTGCTGCTGGCGCTCGGGCTGGCCGCCACCTGGTCGGCGGCGGACCACGCGGCGGTCGGCATCCAGGTCGGGGTGGCGCTGCCGTTCGACCTGCTGCACCTGATCGCGATGGCCTGCTGGCTGGGCGGCCTGGTGACGCTGCTGGTCGGGCTGCGGCACGGGGCCGGGGCGGCGGTGGCGGCGCGGTTCTCCACGGTGGCGCTGGTCTCGGTCGGGGTCCTGGTGGTCACCGGGGTCTACCAGGCCTGGCGGGGCGTCGGCTCGTGGTCGGCGCTGACCGGCACGGAGTACGGGCAGTTGGTGCTGGTCAAGGTCGCGCTGGTGCTGGGGATGCTGGGGACGGCCTGGTTCTCCCGGCGCTGGACCGGGCGGCTGCGGACGGCGGGCACCGCGGACACGGCTGTCGACGGGGCCGACGTCCCGGTCGAGGTGCCGGCCGCCGCGGCGGCCGAAGGCAGCGGCGGGGCCGGGGACAGCGCAGGGGCCGACGCCGATCCCGAGCGCCGGGCCCAGCTGGACCGGCAGCGGGCCGCGCTGGCCCGGGCGAAGCAGCGCCGGGCGCAGGACGGCACGCCGGTGCACGCCGGTCTGCGGCGCTCGGTGCTGATCGAGGCGGTGATCGCGATCGGCGTGCTGGCGGTGACCACGGTCCTGACCAACTCCCCGCCCGGGCGGGTGGCCGCGCAGGTGGCCCAGGCCGCGCCGGCCGCACCCTCGGCCGGCACGGGCAGCAGCACCGGGCGTCCGGTGGAGCTGAAGCTGCCCTACGACACCGGCGGCAAGGGCCCGGGCGCCAAGGGCACCGCCACGCTCACCGTGAACCCGGCGACCAGCGGCCCCAACCAGCTCACCCTGGTGGTGTCCGACGCCTCGGGCGCGCCGGTCGACGTGCCGGAGACCGACGTCTCGTTCACGCTGCCGGACCGCGACCTCGGCCCGCTCCCGGTGACCCTCACCAAGAGCGGCACCGGCACCTGGACCGGCACCGCCCAGCTGCCGATCGCGGGCGAGTGGGTGGCCGCCGTGGTGGTCCGCTCCGACGACATCGACCAGGACACCGAGACCAAGCAGCTGACGATCAAGTGA
- the efeB gene encoding iron uptake transporter deferrochelatase/peroxidase subunit — MKYAGFSRRTLLGGAGAGLAAGAAAGAFGRAVAVPGQPHQVSLGAARVDFHGPHQAGIVQPPQARIELLALDLAPGATRQAVQELFKRWTRTAGDMALGEPADSHENQIALDAGPSSLTVTVGLGATFFDKLGLAAHRPPQLAPLPDFPQDAIDRSRSDGDLLLQVCADDALVAYHALRVLQQLAAGTAGTRWQMSGFSRSPGATAQPRTGRNLMGQVDGTNNPKPTDPDFAAKVFATGPDWLAGGSYLVFRRIRMLLDNWEQLPTDRQERIVGRRKSDGAPLSGGTETTPVDLGKQDPDGSLAVPADAHVRIAAPASNGGAAMLRRGFSYSDGVRPDGAPDAGLLFLAFQADPAHGFVPVQRSLSRGDGLTTFLRHEASGLYAVLPGVPDGGYLGQALLES, encoded by the coding sequence ATGAAGTACGCCGGCTTCTCCCGCCGCACCCTGCTCGGCGGGGCCGGGGCGGGACTGGCCGCGGGGGCGGCGGCGGGGGCCTTCGGTCGCGCGGTGGCGGTGCCCGGGCAGCCGCACCAGGTGAGCCTGGGCGCGGCCCGGGTGGATTTCCACGGGCCGCACCAGGCGGGGATCGTCCAGCCGCCGCAGGCCCGGATCGAGCTGCTCGCCCTCGACCTGGCGCCGGGTGCCACCCGGCAGGCGGTGCAGGAGCTGTTCAAGCGCTGGACCAGGACGGCCGGCGACATGGCGCTCGGCGAGCCGGCCGACTCGCACGAGAACCAGATCGCGCTGGACGCCGGACCCAGCTCGCTCACCGTCACGGTCGGGCTCGGCGCGACGTTCTTCGACAAGCTCGGCCTGGCCGCGCACCGCCCGCCGCAGCTCGCCCCGCTGCCCGACTTCCCGCAGGACGCGATCGACCGCTCGCGCAGCGACGGCGACCTGCTGCTCCAGGTCTGCGCGGACGACGCGCTGGTGGCCTACCACGCGCTGCGGGTGCTCCAGCAGTTGGCGGCCGGCACCGCCGGCACCCGCTGGCAGATGTCCGGCTTCTCCCGCTCCCCCGGCGCCACCGCCCAGCCGCGCACCGGCCGCAACCTGATGGGCCAGGTCGACGGCACCAACAACCCCAAGCCGACCGACCCGGACTTCGCCGCCAAGGTCTTCGCCACCGGCCCCGACTGGCTGGCCGGCGGCAGCTACCTGGTGTTCCGCCGGATCCGGATGCTGCTGGACAACTGGGAGCAGCTGCCGACGGACCGTCAGGAGCGGATCGTCGGGCGCCGCAAGTCCGACGGCGCGCCGCTGTCCGGCGGCACCGAGACCACCCCGGTGGACCTGGGCAAGCAGGACCCGGACGGCTCGCTGGCCGTCCCGGCGGACGCGCACGTCCGGATCGCCGCGCCCGCCTCGAACGGCGGTGCGGCAATGCTGCGGCGCGGCTTCTCGTACTCCGACGGGGTGCGGCCGGACGGCGCCCCGGACGCCGGGCTGCTCTTCCTGGCGTTCCAGGCCGACCCGGCGCACGGTTTCGTGCCGGTGCAGCGCTCGCTCTCCCGGGGGGACGGGCTGACCACCTTCCTGCGGCACGAGGCGAGCGGGCTGTACGCGGTGCTGCCGGGCGTGCCGGACGGGGGCTACCTCGGCCAGGCGCTGCTGGAGTCCTGA
- the pheA gene encoding prephenate dehydratase — translation MSATRYTYLGPAGTFTEAALHTLPEAATRELVPLPSVPAALDAVRAGEAAGAFVAIENSVEGAVTATADELANGAPLMIYREVLLPISFALLVRPGTELTDVKRVTSHPVAQPQVRGWLRDNLPDAVWEAAASNADGARLVQEGQADGAFAGEFAAALYGLEPLATDIHDAAEATTRFVLVGRPGRVSSPTGADKTSMVVWLGDNHPGALLELLQEFAVRGVNLMRIESRPTGHGLGNYCFSIDCEGHLTERRVSETLMGLRRICPQIRFLGSYPRADRREPTPRQPGTSNQDFDRAADWLARCLDGRGEA, via the coding sequence ATGTCGGCAACCCGCTACACCTACCTCGGCCCGGCGGGCACCTTTACCGAGGCCGCGCTGCACACCCTGCCGGAGGCCGCCACGCGGGAGCTCGTCCCGCTCCCCTCGGTGCCGGCCGCGCTGGACGCGGTGCGGGCCGGCGAGGCGGCCGGCGCCTTCGTGGCGATCGAGAACTCGGTGGAGGGCGCGGTCACCGCGACCGCCGACGAGCTGGCCAACGGCGCGCCGCTGATGATCTACCGCGAGGTGCTGCTGCCGATCAGCTTCGCGCTGCTGGTCCGCCCGGGCACCGAGCTGACCGACGTGAAGCGGGTGACCAGCCACCCGGTGGCCCAGCCGCAGGTACGCGGCTGGCTGCGGGACAACCTGCCGGACGCGGTCTGGGAGGCGGCCGCCTCGAACGCCGACGGCGCCAGGCTGGTCCAGGAGGGGCAGGCGGACGGCGCCTTCGCGGGCGAGTTCGCGGCCGCGCTGTACGGGTTGGAGCCGCTGGCCACCGACATCCACGACGCGGCCGAGGCGACCACCCGTTTCGTGCTGGTCGGCCGGCCCGGCCGGGTCTCCTCGCCGACCGGGGCGGACAAGACCTCGATGGTGGTCTGGCTCGGCGACAACCACCCGGGCGCGCTGCTGGAACTGCTGCAGGAATTCGCGGTGCGCGGGGTCAACCTGATGCGGATCGAATCCCGGCCGACCGGGCACGGGCTCGGGAACTACTGCTTCTCGATCGACTGCGAGGGCCACCTCACCGAGCGGCGGGTCAGCGAGACGCTGATGGGCCTGCGCCGGATCTGCCCGCAGATCCGGTTCCTCGGCTCCTATCCGCGGGCCGACCGCCGCGAGCCGACGCCCCGCCAGCCCGGCACCTCGAACCAGGACTTCGACCGGGCCGCCGACTGGCTGGCCCGCTGCCTGGACGGGCGCGGCGAGGCCTGA
- the serS gene encoding serine--tRNA ligase, with amino-acid sequence MIDLRLLREDPDRVRASQRARGEDVDLVDSLLAADERRRSSGSRFDELRNEQKGLGKQVAQAKGEEKAALLARTKELAAEVKAADAEQSEAKEEAERLLRALANLLDPAAPVGGEEDFVTLEEIGTPRDFAAEGFEPRDHVELGQLLGAIDMERGAKVAGSRSYYLTGSGALLELALVNMAIAQATALGFIPMITPALVRPAAMDGTGFLGQAAENVYHLPDEDRYLVGTSEVPLAAYHMDEILEADRLPLRYAGFSSCFRREAGTYGKDTRGIIRVHQFEKVEMFVYTTPEEAEAEHRRLLQWEKDFLNALELPYRVIDVASGDLGASAARKFDIEAWIPTQGKYREVTSTSNTTEYQARRLSIRMREDGKVRPLATLNGTLAAIPRLIVAILENHQQADGTVVLPEALRPYLGGRTTLDPVK; translated from the coding sequence GTGATTGACCTTCGCCTGCTTCGTGAGGACCCCGACCGAGTGCGCGCCTCGCAGCGCGCCCGTGGTGAGGACGTCGACCTCGTCGACTCCCTGCTCGCCGCCGACGAGCGCCGCCGCTCCTCGGGCAGTCGCTTCGACGAGCTGCGCAACGAGCAGAAGGGTCTCGGCAAGCAGGTCGCCCAGGCCAAGGGCGAGGAGAAGGCCGCCCTGCTGGCGCGCACCAAGGAGCTGGCCGCCGAGGTCAAGGCCGCCGACGCCGAGCAGAGCGAGGCGAAGGAGGAGGCCGAGCGGCTGCTGCGCGCGCTGGCCAACCTGCTCGACCCGGCCGCTCCGGTGGGCGGCGAGGAGGACTTCGTCACGCTGGAGGAGATCGGCACCCCGCGCGACTTCGCCGCCGAGGGCTTCGAGCCGCGCGACCACGTCGAGCTCGGCCAGCTGCTGGGCGCCATCGACATGGAGCGCGGCGCCAAGGTCGCCGGCTCCCGGTCGTACTACCTGACCGGCTCCGGCGCGCTGCTGGAGCTGGCGCTGGTGAACATGGCGATCGCCCAGGCCACCGCGCTCGGCTTCATCCCGATGATCACCCCGGCGCTGGTCCGCCCGGCCGCCATGGACGGCACCGGCTTCCTCGGCCAGGCCGCCGAGAACGTCTACCACCTGCCCGACGAGGACCGTTACCTGGTCGGCACCAGCGAGGTCCCGCTGGCCGCCTACCACATGGACGAGATCCTGGAGGCCGACCGCCTCCCGCTGCGCTACGCCGGCTTCTCCTCCTGCTTCCGCCGCGAGGCCGGGACCTACGGCAAGGACACCCGGGGCATCATCCGGGTGCACCAGTTCGAGAAGGTCGAGATGTTCGTCTACACCACCCCGGAGGAGGCGGAGGCCGAGCACCGCCGCCTGCTCCAGTGGGAGAAGGACTTCCTCAACGCCCTCGAACTGCCCTACCGGGTGATCGACGTCGCCTCCGGCGACCTCGGCGCCTCGGCCGCCCGCAAGTTCGACATCGAGGCCTGGATCCCGACCCAGGGCAAGTACCGCGAGGTCACCTCGACCTCCAACACCACCGAGTACCAGGCCCGGCGGCTCTCCATCCGGATGCGCGAGGACGGCAAGGTCCGCCCGCTGGCCACCCTCAACGGCACCCTGGCGGCCATCCCGCGGCTGATCGTGGCGATCCTGGAGAACCACCAGCAGGCCGACGGCACCGTGGTGCTGCCCGAGGCGCTGCGCCCCTACCTCGGCGGCCGGACCACGCTGGACCCGGTCAAGTGA
- a CDS encoding HAD family hydrolase, with protein sequence MTPALPFRLIATDLDGTLLTPEDTVSQRTRAALATAVAAGAVHIVVTGRSASWARPVLDQIGYRGLAVCSQGAQVYDAGEHRLLTSMTLDRRLAAVALEKLTAELGPLAVAAGQDGLDGAVLATADYRLSNPDLPVQRVAGTAELLALPISKLYVQHPELTDDQLVSAGQQVLGQLVTTVLAGPGIVELLPLGLSKATGLAVAARRLGLTAAETIAFGDMPNDLPMFRWAGYGVAMANAHPDLLAVADEVTASNAADGVAEVLERLFR encoded by the coding sequence GTGACCCCCGCGCTGCCGTTCCGGCTGATCGCCACCGATCTGGACGGCACGCTGCTCACCCCCGAGGACACCGTCTCGCAGCGCACCCGCGCTGCGCTGGCCACCGCCGTGGCGGCCGGCGCGGTGCACATCGTGGTCACCGGCCGGTCGGCCTCCTGGGCCCGGCCGGTGCTGGACCAGATCGGCTACCGGGGCCTGGCGGTCTGCAGCCAGGGCGCCCAGGTCTACGACGCGGGCGAGCACCGGCTGCTCACCTCGATGACCCTGGACCGCCGGCTGGCCGCGGTGGCACTGGAGAAGCTCACCGCCGAGCTCGGCCCGCTGGCCGTGGCGGCCGGTCAGGACGGCCTGGACGGCGCCGTGCTGGCCACCGCCGACTACCGGCTCTCCAACCCCGACCTGCCGGTGCAGCGGGTGGCCGGCACCGCCGAGCTGCTGGCCCTGCCGATCAGCAAGCTCTACGTGCAGCACCCCGAGCTGACGGACGACCAGCTGGTCAGCGCCGGGCAGCAGGTGCTGGGCCAGCTGGTCACCACCGTGCTGGCCGGGCCCGGGATAGTCGAACTGCTGCCGCTGGGCCTGTCCAAGGCGACCGGCCTGGCCGTCGCGGCCCGCCGGCTCGGGCTGACCGCGGCCGAGACCATCGCCTTCGGCGACATGCCCAACGACCTGCCGATGTTCCGCTGGGCCGGGTACGGCGTGGCGATGGCCAACGCCCACCCCGACCTGCTGGCCGTCGCCGACGAGGTGACCGCGAGCAACGCGGCGGACGGCGTGGCCGAGGTGCTGGAGCGGCTCTTCCGCTGA
- a CDS encoding DUF6542 domain-containing protein, translating to MAGQRVRTPEGGATGRTGRGYPPAQRQAPQEWSEAGPEQDGRARDAHAQDGPARGGRAQQRRADSRRTARAQAPSTRPFSGVAVLLSLGLPAAGGLADQLFGLGIGGWGLLLCSVAGFAGAAAVCSRTGWWWVLPAPPPIVLAVTAATAYLAHSDDYKGGKKLAAGAAKWAIQGFPVMLYAMGAALLVILVRTVRDRRSPRG from the coding sequence ATGGCAGGACAGCGGGTACGCACACCCGAGGGTGGGGCCACCGGTCGGACCGGTCGTGGCTACCCGCCTGCCCAGCGGCAGGCGCCCCAGGAGTGGTCCGAGGCCGGGCCGGAGCAGGACGGCCGCGCCCGCGACGCGCACGCCCAGGACGGTCCCGCCAGGGGCGGCCGGGCGCAGCAGCGGCGCGCGGACAGCCGGCGCACGGCGCGCGCGCAGGCCCCGTCCACCCGCCCGTTCAGCGGCGTCGCGGTGCTGCTCTCGCTCGGCCTGCCGGCCGCCGGCGGGCTGGCGGACCAGCTGTTCGGCCTCGGCATCGGCGGTTGGGGCCTGCTCCTCTGCAGCGTGGCCGGCTTCGCCGGGGCGGCGGCGGTGTGCAGCCGGACCGGCTGGTGGTGGGTGCTGCCCGCGCCGCCGCCGATAGTGCTGGCCGTCACGGCCGCGACCGCCTACCTCGCCCACTCGGACGACTACAAGGGTGGCAAGAAGCTCGCCGCCGGCGCCGCCAAGTGGGCCATCCAGGGGTTCCCGGTGATGCTGTACGCCATGGGCGCGGCGCTGCTGGTCATCCTGGTGCGCACTGTCCGAGATCGAAGGAGTCCCCGTGGCTGA
- a CDS encoding LCP family protein, whose product MAEQNGPRATGRRKSAPARRPKPLVMAGRTVACATSLAVLGTCGFSWYAYTSLTDGLTTSSALDDIKKAAPPHLDNSVNLLLIGLDSRKDMNGNDLPGQFVQDELHAGSSSDVGGYNTNTLMVMHIPANGGQVTAISIPRDDYVQTLNADGRMHKIKEAYGIAKSMYEAKNSGKGLSKPDMEKQSRDAGRKATLATVQNFLGIPIDHFAEVNLKGFYDIAQAVGPIQVCLKRATKDPAIEGQGSGADFQAGINTLNAAQALSFVRQRHNLVNPNDPSDFGDFARTHRQQAFISSVIKKLKDQGVVGDLGKMQDLFNVVKQDVVLDDQWNVLDFAQQAPNLAGGHVTAITLPIAGFETVNVGGTKEDVNKVDPGQVKKIVQQLTGHDTPADNAVDGGGSAPAPSSAPSQAPASQAPAAPNAQATGTVDVTNTSTVTGAAATESKALAGMGFTPGKVGQGTHQAKTTVLYGTGEKDAAALVAARYNVTAAPSGSVKAGHIEVVLGGDYTPSGGSGGGAAAPAAGGATAPAAPAADPNSVQQVGPPVQMGGIACVD is encoded by the coding sequence GTGGCTGAGCAGAACGGCCCCCGGGCCACCGGTCGGCGCAAGTCCGCGCCCGCGCGCCGTCCCAAGCCGCTCGTGATGGCCGGCCGCACGGTCGCCTGCGCGACCTCGCTCGCGGTGCTCGGCACCTGCGGTTTCAGCTGGTACGCCTACACCTCGCTGACCGACGGCCTGACCACCTCCAGCGCGCTGGACGACATCAAGAAGGCCGCCCCGCCGCACCTGGACAACTCGGTCAACCTGCTGCTGATCGGCCTGGACAGCCGCAAGGACATGAACGGCAACGACCTGCCGGGCCAGTTCGTCCAGGACGAGCTGCACGCGGGCTCCAGCAGCGACGTCGGCGGCTACAACACCAACACCCTGATGGTGATGCACATCCCGGCCAACGGCGGCCAGGTCACCGCGATCTCCATCCCGCGCGACGACTACGTGCAGACGCTGAACGCCGACGGCCGGATGCACAAGATCAAGGAGGCCTACGGCATCGCCAAGTCGATGTACGAGGCCAAGAACAGCGGCAAGGGCCTCTCCAAGCCCGACATGGAGAAGCAGAGCCGGGACGCCGGGCGCAAGGCCACCCTGGCCACCGTGCAGAACTTCCTCGGGATCCCGATCGACCACTTCGCCGAGGTCAACCTCAAGGGCTTCTACGACATCGCGCAGGCGGTCGGCCCGATCCAGGTCTGCCTGAAGCGGGCCACCAAGGACCCGGCGATCGAGGGCCAGGGCTCCGGCGCCGACTTCCAGGCCGGGATCAACACGCTGAACGCGGCCCAGGCGCTCTCCTTCGTCCGCCAGCGCCACAACCTGGTCAACCCGAACGACCCCAGCGACTTCGGCGACTTCGCCCGCACCCACCGCCAGCAGGCCTTCATCTCCTCGGTGATCAAGAAGCTGAAGGACCAGGGCGTCGTCGGCGACCTGGGCAAGATGCAGGACCTGTTCAACGTGGTGAAGCAGGACGTGGTGCTGGACGACCAGTGGAACGTGCTGGACTTCGCCCAGCAGGCGCCCAACCTGGCCGGCGGCCACGTCACCGCGATCACCCTGCCGATCGCCGGCTTCGAGACGGTGAACGTGGGCGGCACCAAGGAGGACGTCAACAAGGTCGACCCGGGCCAGGTCAAGAAGATCGTCCAGCAGCTGACCGGCCACGACACCCCGGCCGACAACGCGGTGGACGGCGGCGGCTCCGCCCCGGCGCCCAGCTCCGCGCCGTCCCAGGCCCCGGCCAGCCAGGCCCCGGCCGCCCCGAACGCCCAGGCCACCGGCACCGTGGACGTCACCAACACCTCGACGGTCACCGGGGCCGCCGCCACCGAGTCCAAGGCGCTGGCCGGGATGGGCTTCACCCCGGGCAAGGTCGGCCAGGGCACCCACCAGGCGAAGACCACCGTGCTGTACGGCACCGGCGAGAAGGACGCGGCCGCGCTGGTCGCCGCCCGGTACAACGTGACCGCGGCGCCGAGCGGCAGCGTCAAGGCCGGGCACATCGAGGTGGTGCTGGGCGGCGACTACACCCCGTCGGGCGGCTCCGGCGGCGGGGCGGCCGCGCCGGCCGCCGGCGGGGCGACGGCCCCCGCGGCGCCCGCGGCGGACCCGAACAGCGTGCAACAGGTCGGGCCGCCGGTGCAGATGGGCGGCATCGCCTGCGTGGACTGA
- a CDS encoding FadR/GntR family transcriptional regulator: MTSPQTSGTSGTGGTANLHAAGRRSLVDAAIDQLRERLAAGDWPVGERIPTEHELAEQLRVGRNTVREAIRVLVHAGMLVTRQGEGTFVRSTSDPAAVLRGVQRSGVRDVLEVRAALEAEAARLAAVRHTPEDLARMRAALAREAEVIAAHPERVGREATVEHDLEFHTAVVEAAHNPALTEVYRYFGASVREAMRTAFGDHEMPEVVVATHQALVDAIASGDPELAEAACRALLAEPTAAVEQLLAEFAARK, from the coding sequence ATGACCAGCCCTCAGACGAGCGGCACGAGCGGCACGGGCGGCACCGCCAACCTGCACGCCGCCGGACGCCGCTCGCTGGTGGACGCCGCGATCGACCAACTGCGCGAGCGGCTGGCCGCCGGCGACTGGCCGGTGGGCGAGCGGATCCCCACCGAGCACGAGCTGGCCGAGCAGCTGCGGGTCGGCCGCAACACGGTGCGCGAGGCGATCCGGGTGCTGGTGCACGCCGGCATGCTGGTCACCCGGCAGGGCGAGGGCACCTTCGTGCGCAGCACCAGCGACCCGGCCGCCGTGCTGCGCGGGGTGCAGCGCTCCGGCGTCCGCGACGTGCTGGAGGTGCGGGCCGCGCTGGAGGCCGAGGCGGCCCGGCTGGCCGCCGTCCGGCACACCCCCGAGGACCTGGCACGGATGCGCGCCGCGCTGGCCCGCGAGGCCGAGGTGATCGCCGCCCACCCCGAGCGGGTCGGGCGCGAGGCCACCGTCGAGCACGACCTGGAGTTCCACACCGCCGTCGTCGAGGCCGCGCACAACCCGGCGCTGACCGAGGTCTACCGCTACTTCGGCGCCTCGGTGCGGGAGGCCATGCGCACCGCCTTCGGCGACCACGAGATGCCCGAGGTGGTCGTCGCCACCCACCAGGCCCTGGTCGACGCGATCGCCTCCGGCGATCCCGAGCTGGCCGAGGCCGCGTGTCGCGCGTTGCTGGCCGAGCCGACCGCCGCCGTCGAGCAGTTGCTCGCGGAGTTCGCCGCCCGCAAGTAG